The following proteins are encoded in a genomic region of Dyadobacter sp. UC 10:
- a CDS encoding choice-of-anchor Q domain-containing protein, translated as MEIFINTGQRTYKIPFFFPLCFRNLVVGKMISFLLVSLLLTFQTAYSQRVYFHDFANSDLSLPGTLDANLTASWHYSEGPYNSRDGLYFFDAIGDLAIALGGQPNHKYILAVEVDEYHQLDISKIAFNKVTNGTAATFQIKVNGENYGDSRYFDRPSASDLNTPFERSKTITGLTGRVNIEIDVTIQGASAIDDFTVEGSLRAYDPSAEITPDSKGIVYVDDDAGFRGDGSSWANATKELRYALAAAGSKPEIKQIWVAEGQYRPYKNESFSLVNGVQVYGGFAGDEEEFSERFYTSTLTGSGSRVLHNVNVDSTAVLDGFDIREGNAGTGNGGGIYNENASPQIRQCVIAGNTAANGGGIFNNNNSSPTLLNCIFDQNSANYGGGVYSFDSSPSVINCKFLKNTSNRDGGSIYNNGSAAPQVVNCTITGNIANEDGGGIYNRGSSSPSIRNSIIWNNSSGIVSEAGASPDISFSLLQENHDGEGNFVADPSFLNSGEQDFHLSPCSPAINKGNNQYVSEVAVDLEGLPRKHDNVVDLGAYEFQDYHVTFRTLYVNGGVSDSGDGSSWASALKTVDEALLLTSSCQGGIDSIFVAKGTYRSEFGEAISMRNGVKIYGGFAGTERFLSERDLFARHTTILRGDNNSVISNYQVDSTAVLDGFTISGGNTLYGGGMFNEESSPVISNCIFTNNRASEEGGGMSNLGSSPTIINCIFFNNEAEENAGGLYNSFSNPIIVNCTFYGNYAGDYGGGIFNYSSSPQYINCTVADNEAKQGGGVFNDEFSAAVLNNCIVYGNSNGIGNLGSLTFKYSLAEGLSNTDDGNIDGNTNPLFVNASGGDYRLQPCSPVVNRGDNAALPAGIQTDLAGNSRIYRAKADFGAYEYQGLFIKGNIDADGETVILPITAGVTSIIKDCETIAMVEPASNNGVEGNIRATVYQASDKTIRSGKAVFVARHLDLSPTMNGAARVTLLFSQEDFDHYNSDYGTANNAALPENLRIIQYHGTSISGAPESYSGAREVINRDQLDVVWDDVLDLWKVSFAITGFSGFFATGQSDEALPVKLLYFRADREENGARLRWQTTEETNSDRFEIERGTDGKTWNKIAEVAAKGESRRPENYSFLDHLADCSPSSLQYYRLKMIDSDQSYAYSKVAAVQMEALTMSVSIYPNPARREISINPKGMGARIEVEIYNMTGIRVFERGLPGTGVGKFSVESLPVGIYTVKITGNGRSLTKKLVKE; from the coding sequence ATGGAAATTTTTATCAATACTGGTCAAAGGACCTACAAAATTCCATTTTTCTTCCCTTTGTGTTTCCGCAATTTGGTGGTTGGGAAAATGATATCCTTTTTGCTGGTATCCCTATTGCTGACATTTCAGACGGCTTACAGTCAGCGGGTCTACTTCCACGATTTTGCCAATTCCGATTTATCGTTGCCTGGTACCCTCGATGCAAACCTGACTGCTAGCTGGCATTATAGCGAGGGACCTTACAACAGCAGAGATGGTCTGTATTTTTTTGACGCCATCGGGGATCTTGCTATCGCGCTGGGAGGTCAGCCCAACCATAAATATATACTGGCCGTTGAAGTAGATGAATATCACCAGCTCGACATTTCGAAAATAGCGTTCAATAAAGTAACCAACGGCACTGCCGCAACCTTTCAGATCAAAGTGAACGGGGAGAACTATGGAGATAGCCGGTACTTTGACCGGCCGTCAGCTAGTGATCTGAATACGCCTTTTGAGCGATCCAAAACGATAACAGGGCTTACCGGGAGGGTAAACATAGAAATAGATGTAACTATACAAGGGGCTTCGGCTATTGATGATTTCACTGTCGAAGGCAGCCTGAGAGCTTATGACCCTTCTGCCGAAATCACCCCCGATTCCAAAGGTATTGTTTATGTGGATGATGATGCGGGCTTCAGAGGAGATGGCAGCAGCTGGGCAAACGCGACGAAAGAACTGAGATATGCGCTTGCCGCGGCTGGCAGCAAACCGGAAATTAAACAAATATGGGTAGCCGAAGGTCAATACCGGCCCTATAAAAACGAGTCGTTTTCCTTGGTAAACGGAGTACAGGTATACGGGGGCTTTGCAGGCGATGAAGAAGAGTTTTCCGAGCGCTTCTATACGTCAACATTAACAGGAAGTGGCAGCCGGGTCCTTCATAATGTCAATGTTGACAGCACAGCCGTGCTGGACGGCTTTGACATCCGGGAGGGGAATGCCGGCACAGGCAACGGGGGAGGGATATATAATGAAAACGCCTCTCCCCAGATACGACAATGCGTCATTGCGGGAAACACAGCGGCGAACGGGGGCGGTATTTTCAATAACAATAACTCCTCGCCCACGCTATTGAATTGTATCTTCGATCAAAATAGCGCAAATTATGGTGGCGGCGTTTACAGTTTTGATTCCTCGCCCTCCGTAATTAACTGTAAGTTTTTGAAGAATACCAGTAATAGGGACGGCGGGAGCATTTATAATAATGGAAGCGCTGCTCCGCAGGTAGTCAATTGTACGATCACCGGGAATATTGCCAATGAAGACGGCGGAGGGATTTACAACCGGGGCAGTTCCTCGCCCTCGATACGCAATAGTATTATCTGGAATAATAGTTCCGGTATTGTTAGCGAAGCGGGGGCTTCCCCGGATATCTCGTTCAGTCTGTTACAGGAAAACCATGACGGCGAAGGCAACTTTGTTGCAGATCCTTCATTCCTGAATAGTGGAGAGCAGGATTTCCATTTGTCGCCCTGCAGTCCGGCCATAAACAAGGGAAATAATCAATATGTATCCGAAGTAGCGGTCGATCTCGAAGGTCTTCCAAGAAAACACGATAATGTGGTTGACCTGGGAGCCTATGAATTTCAGGACTATCATGTGACTTTTCGGACACTGTACGTCAATGGCGGCGTGTCGGACAGTGGTGATGGGTCGAGCTGGGCGAGCGCCTTAAAAACGGTCGACGAAGCGCTTTTGCTTACGTCTTCATGCCAGGGTGGTATCGATAGTATCTTTGTGGCCAAAGGCACCTATCGCTCCGAATTCGGCGAGGCGATTTCCATGAGAAACGGTGTGAAGATCTACGGTGGTTTTGCAGGAACAGAGCGATTCTTATCAGAACGGGACCTTTTTGCCCGGCACACCACTATTTTGAGAGGAGACAATAACAGTGTTATCAGTAACTATCAGGTTGACAGCACCGCAGTGCTCGACGGCTTTACAATAAGCGGCGGCAACACGTTATACGGGGGCGGGATGTTTAATGAGGAATCCTCTCCGGTAATTTCCAATTGTATTTTTACAAACAATCGCGCTTCGGAGGAAGGCGGAGGGATGAGTAATTTGGGGTCTTCTCCGACCATCATCAACTGTATTTTCTTCAATAACGAAGCGGAAGAGAATGCTGGAGGGCTGTATAATTCGTTCTCAAATCCAATCATCGTAAACTGTACTTTTTATGGGAATTATGCCGGTGATTATGGCGGGGGTATTTTTAATTATTCTTCTTCCCCCCAGTATATTAACTGTACTGTTGCAGATAATGAAGCCAAGCAAGGAGGAGGGGTCTTTAATGATGAGTTTTCTGCCGCTGTATTGAATAATTGTATCGTTTATGGCAATAGCAATGGAATTGGAAATTTGGGTTCTCTCACTTTTAAGTACAGTCTGGCAGAGGGGCTTTCGAATACTGACGACGGTAATATTGACGGAAACACAAATCCTTTATTTGTGAACGCCTCCGGCGGAGACTACCGCCTGCAGCCGTGCTCGCCGGTAGTCAACCGGGGCGACAATGCGGCGCTTCCTGCTGGTATCCAAACTGACCTGGCGGGTAACTCCCGCATTTACCGCGCGAAAGCCGACTTTGGCGCCTATGAATACCAGGGACTGTTTATCAAAGGAAATATAGATGCGGATGGTGAAACGGTCATTTTACCCATCACGGCAGGTGTAACCTCCATTATCAAAGATTGCGAAACGATCGCTATGGTTGAACCGGCGAGCAACAACGGCGTGGAAGGCAATATTAGGGCTACCGTTTACCAGGCTTCGGATAAGACAATCCGTTCTGGCAAGGCGGTTTTCGTGGCGCGTCACCTGGATCTTTCTCCCACAATGAATGGGGCCGCCCGGGTGACCCTGCTTTTCTCGCAGGAAGATTTTGACCATTATAATAGCGATTATGGTACAGCCAACAATGCTGCATTGCCTGAAAACCTGAGGATTATACAGTACCACGGTACTAGCATTTCAGGGGCGCCGGAAAGCTATTCCGGTGCCAGAGAAGTCATTAACCGGGATCAGTTGGATGTAGTCTGGGACGATGTTCTGGATCTTTGGAAAGTATCTTTCGCAATAACGGGATTCAGCGGCTTTTTTGCGACGGGGCAATCCGACGAGGCGCTTCCGGTTAAGCTGTTGTATTTCCGGGCAGACAGAGAGGAAAACGGAGCAAGGCTCCGCTGGCAAACTACCGAGGAAACAAACAGTGACCGGTTCGAAATAGAGCGTGGCACAGACGGCAAAACCTGGAATAAAATTGCAGAAGTAGCCGCAAAGGGTGAAAGCAGGAGGCCGGAAAATTATTCCTTTTTAGACCATCTTGCCGATTGTTCTCCGTCGTCTCTTCAATACTATCGGCTAAAAATGATTGATTCTGATCAAAGTTATGCCTACAGTAAGGTAGCTGCTGTACAGATGGAGGCCCTAACTATGTCCGTTTCCATTTATCCCAACCCCGCACGCAGGGAAATAAGCATCAATCCGAAAGGAATGGGGGCCCGCATTGAGGTTGAAATTTATAATATGACTGGTATCAGAGTTTTTGAAAGAGGCCTGCCCGGTACGGGGGTTGGCAAATTTTCCGTTGAAAGTCTGCCTGTCGGAATTTATACCGTAAAGATAACCGGGAATGGTCGCAGTTTGACAAAAAAGCTAGTGAAGGAATGA
- a CDS encoding VOC family protein yields MYNVSENYHAPTELRIGHIHLNVFDLERSIAFYRDIMGFDLLFNFGTAAFLSVGGYHHHIGLNTWKCEAGEAPARTQVGLHHFALNYPTKRDLALALKRLREKNYPVDGASDHTSHIAVYLADPDGNGIELACDRDQNSWKLLLDQTLSVEQMRGLFEVIDLDDLLKEAG; encoded by the coding sequence ATGTACAACGTAAGCGAAAACTACCATGCTCCGACGGAACTCCGCATCGGGCATATTCATCTGAATGTTTTTGACCTGGAACGCTCCATTGCCTTTTACCGCGACATAATGGGTTTCGATCTGTTGTTCAATTTCGGAACTGCCGCATTCCTTTCGGTCGGGGGGTATCATCATCACATTGGGCTAAATACCTGGAAGTGCGAAGCCGGAGAAGCTCCGGCGAGAACACAAGTTGGATTGCACCATTTCGCATTAAACTATCCGACAAAACGGGATCTGGCCCTTGCCTTAAAGCGACTGAGGGAAAAAAACTATCCAGTTGACGGTGCCAGTGATCATACCAGCCATATCGCGGTTTATCTGGCCGACCCGGACGGAAACGGGATCGAACTGGCTTGTGACCGAGACCAGAATAGTTGGAAATTACTACTGGACCAGACATTAAGTGTTGAACAAATGAGAGGGCTTTTCGAAGTCATTGACCTGGATGACCTGCTGAAAGAGGCGGGATAA